A genomic window from Candidatus Lokiarchaeota archaeon includes:
- the mvk gene encoding mevalonate kinase, protein MKMGTGSGKGKSILFGEHFVVYGLPALAAGIESETVAKVRRKESPGWTLDDNRPAVPGYKKKKLDQQKDSIENVIDFCGVDLSDEGIRIEFGGDLVCASGVGASAASCVSLARALNDEFELGMNDEQINEAAYEGEKAYHGTPSGIDNTASTFGGLVWYERDLDGGPPTFEKIKLDEAVNLVIGSTGLTASTVEVVGDVRSKKEENPSWFDKIAEEYEQLVHDAREALVNLETKKVGEYMNKNHELLKDLTVSCKELDDLTAVARESGALGAKLTGTGRGGNMIALAENEETAEEIASSLEEAGAAGVWITAFGL, encoded by the coding sequence GTGAAGATGGGAACAGGCTCCGGAAAAGGCAAGTCAATATTGTTTGGAGAACATTTCGTTGTGTACGGTCTCCCGGCTTTGGCTGCCGGTATCGAGTCCGAAACAGTTGCTAAAGTCAGAAGAAAAGAATCTCCTGGCTGGACTCTTGATGATAATCGGCCAGCCGTACCGGGATACAAAAAGAAGAAACTGGACCAGCAGAAGGATTCAATCGAAAACGTGATTGATTTCTGTGGTGTGGATCTTTCTGATGAAGGAATCCGTATCGAATTTGGTGGGGATTTAGTGTGTGCCTCTGGTGTCGGTGCAAGTGCAGCAAGTTGTGTTTCTCTAGCACGAGCACTGAATGATGAATTTGAACTTGGAATGAATGATGAACAAATCAATGAGGCAGCTTATGAAGGTGAAAAAGCATACCATGGTACTCCATCAGGGATAGACAACACAGCTTCAACCTTCGGAGGTTTGGTTTGGTACGAAAGAGATTTGGATGGTGGACCCCCAACTTTCGAGAAGATAAAATTGGACGAAGCAGTGAACCTCGTGATTGGATCCACAGGTTTAACAGCTAGTACTGTCGAAGTCGTAGGAGATGTTCGCTCAAAGAAAGAGGAAAATCCTTCTTGGTTCGATAAGATAGCAGAAGAGTATGAGCAGTTGGTTCATGATGCACGAGAAGCACTTGTCAACCTTGAAACCAAGAAAGTAGGGGAGTATATGAACAAGAATCATGAACTCTTGAAAGATTTGACTGTATCTTGCAAAGAACTCGATGATTTAACAGCAGTCGCCAGAGAATCAGGTGCTTTGGGAGCAAAGCTTACCGGAACAGGAAGAGGAGGGAATATGATAGCTTTGGCCGAAAATGAAGAAACGGCTGAAGAAATCGCATCATCGCTTGAAGAAGCAGGTGCGGCGGGGGTATGGATAACTGCATTTGGACTTTAA
- a CDS encoding DUF362 domain-containing protein: MVELSNVIIQDVKNGLRQAVEDLFQKIGKNQPLMKEREQVYIKPNGVDFKPYSYTHPKLLRAVINFFYENGAEQVYLMENSTQGNMTRLVFECTGYKEVLDDTGAKAVYLDEKSHTTVVLPTVGEEVKIPELIARNFTSGERDSLYISVPKLKTHPMTTVTLGIKNQMAFLSHTDRSRNHDEGLHQVLADLYSLFKPDYTIIDGTHAVFHGHYPLQQFLDECIEQLDILIGGTNTLHVDAVGAKVLGYEIKEVKHLALAAKAQDISSVLDGLKGEVSRFTKRYPSRTLDVFPDDVRVLKGTKKLCPEGCELNTRMLVQLLYYDYGGKGGFDIVMGEGHDIETLDTIHGPVLIVGDCAIKETKDYLASKVGKSNVLLSPSCNSLARTMSALCKLMSISPLDLVPSKWIALKALILGKIHGSKAETPSII; this comes from the coding sequence ATGGTAGAGTTGAGCAATGTAATCATCCAAGATGTAAAAAACGGTCTTCGACAAGCAGTTGAGGATTTGTTCCAGAAGATTGGAAAGAACCAACCTTTAATGAAAGAAAGGGAACAAGTCTATATCAAACCAAATGGCGTAGACTTCAAGCCATATTCATATACGCATCCCAAGCTGCTCCGAGCGGTAATCAATTTCTTCTATGAAAATGGGGCAGAACAGGTATACCTTATGGAGAATTCCACACAGGGCAACATGACCAGACTTGTTTTCGAATGTACAGGATACAAAGAAGTACTTGATGACACAGGGGCAAAGGCAGTCTATCTGGATGAGAAATCACATACAACGGTTGTTCTCCCAACAGTAGGCGAAGAGGTGAAAATCCCTGAGTTGATTGCAAGGAATTTCACTTCTGGGGAAAGGGATTCGTTGTACATATCTGTACCAAAGCTGAAAACGCATCCAATGACAACGGTGACTCTTGGAATCAAAAACCAGATGGCATTCTTAAGCCATACCGATAGATCCCGGAATCATGATGAAGGCTTGCATCAGGTTCTAGCAGATCTATATTCTCTATTCAAACCCGATTACACCATCATCGATGGAACACACGCTGTATTTCATGGTCACTATCCTCTTCAGCAATTCCTAGACGAATGCATCGAACAATTGGATATTCTCATAGGAGGAACAAATACGCTCCATGTCGATGCAGTCGGAGCAAAAGTTCTGGGATATGAAATTAAAGAAGTGAAACACCTTGCACTCGCTGCCAAAGCACAGGACATCAGCTCAGTTCTTGATGGCTTGAAAGGCGAGGTGTCACGGTTCACAAAAAGATATCCATCTCGCACCTTGGATGTATTCCCTGATGATGTTAGAGTTCTCAAAGGTACAAAGAAACTGTGCCCAGAGGGGTGCGAGCTTAATACGCGTATGCTCGTCCAGCTGCTATACTATGACTATGGAGGCAAAGGGGGTTTTGATATCGTCATGGGGGAAGGACATGATATAGAAACGTTAGACACAATTCATGGCCCCGTATTGATTGTTGGAGACTGTGCAATAAAAGAAACCAAAGATTACCTTGCATCAAAGGTTGGAAAATCGAATGTACTACTAAGCCCCTCATGCAATTCATTGGCCCGAACTATGTCTGCTCTCTGCAAACTAATGAGTATCAGCCCACTCGATTTGGTCCCATCGAAATGGATTGCATTGAAAGCACTGATACTTGGCAAAATCCATGGATCAAAGGCCGAAACCCCATCTATCATATGA